Proteins encoded within one genomic window of Bacteroides sedimenti:
- a CDS encoding acyl carrier protein produces MEVEKKVKEIVAQICETDAAEIKPSTSIGDYPQWDSVGHISILSALEDFYNINFEGKEMVEIEDVADMINAVKRNLKID; encoded by the coding sequence ATGGAAGTCGAGAAGAAAGTGAAAGAAATTGTCGCACAAATTTGTGAAACAGATGCAGCTGAAATAAAACCAAGCACCTCAATAGGTGACTATCCGCAATGGGACTCAGTAGGACATATATCAATCCTGAGTGCATTAGAGGACTTTTATAACATCAATTTTGAGGGGAAAGAGATGGTGGAGATTGAGGATGTTGCAGATATGATAAATGCGGTTAAGAGGAATTTAAAAATAGATTGA
- a CDS encoding class I adenylate-forming enzyme family protein, whose amino-acid sequence MTIEEKIYHNQEQFPEKVAVMSGNTSVTYSELWKRIVQSAVYFKSYKKLPQGSRVVVSASNEIEFVYTYFGLHLAGCICVPIDPQTNLIRLRRIIESADPSFYIGQILNADFDVTPFTALDYTFDDCNDISFADKNSIADLLYTTGTTGIPKGVALTYANEEAAAININSFIGNTAADVELLALPVSHSFGLGRLRCVLYVGGTLDLLGSFANMKKFYGEILNRQITGFGMVPANWAYIKKLSERKIGEFASQIKYIEIGSAFMPLEDKKMLMELLPDTRICMHYGLTEASRSSFMEFHTDRMYLDSIGKPSPNVDIKIFDEQGVEVKDGMEGEICVKGTHVCYNYWGEIESDFSENFNDGYFKTGDWGIKDKDGYIFLKSRKKELINVGGKKVSPIEVEEVLNKIDGIKESVCIGIPDPKGILGEVVKAYIVSEDEMVFTSIIKFMTNKLESYKIPVAIERIDAIPKTSSGKIQRLILRENAIT is encoded by the coding sequence GTGACTATAGAAGAAAAAATATATCATAATCAGGAACAATTTCCCGAAAAAGTTGCTGTAATGTCAGGAAACACTAGTGTTACCTACAGTGAATTATGGAAACGAATTGTTCAATCGGCAGTATACTTCAAATCTTACAAAAAATTGCCGCAGGGAAGCCGTGTGGTCGTTTCTGCCAGTAATGAAATAGAATTTGTTTATACCTATTTTGGATTGCATCTGGCCGGTTGCATCTGCGTTCCAATCGATCCTCAAACAAATCTGATCAGGTTGAGAAGAATTATTGAATCGGCTGATCCTTCTTTTTATATAGGACAGATTCTGAACGCAGACTTTGATGTTACTCCTTTCACTGCACTTGATTATACGTTTGATGATTGTAATGATATTAGCTTTGCAGATAAAAATTCAATAGCAGATTTGCTCTATACAACCGGTACAACCGGAATTCCGAAAGGTGTTGCCCTAACATATGCAAATGAAGAGGCTGCAGCAATTAATATTAATTCTTTTATTGGCAATACAGCTGCCGATGTCGAACTATTGGCTCTCCCGGTAAGCCATTCTTTTGGATTGGGACGGTTAAGGTGTGTACTGTATGTAGGAGGAACTTTAGATCTTCTGGGAAGTTTTGCGAATATGAAGAAATTTTATGGCGAAATTTTGAACAGACAGATTACTGGTTTTGGTATGGTTCCGGCTAACTGGGCATATATCAAGAAGTTAAGCGAACGAAAAATAGGAGAATTCGCCTCACAGATTAAGTATATAGAAATAGGAAGCGCATTTATGCCTTTAGAAGATAAAAAGATGTTGATGGAGCTGCTGCCTGACACAAGAATTTGTATGCATTATGGGTTGACAGAGGCTTCCCGAAGTTCTTTCATGGAATTTCATACAGATAGGATGTACCTAGATTCAATAGGGAAACCTTCTCCGAATGTGGATATAAAAATATTTGATGAACAGGGAGTGGAGGTTAAGGATGGAATGGAAGGAGAAATTTGTGTGAAAGGAACACATGTATGCTATAATTACTGGGGGGAGATAGAATCTGATTTCTCTGAAAACTTTAATGACGGATATTTCAAAACCGGCGATTGGGGAATTAAAGATAAAGATGGGTATATATTCCTGAAAAGCAGAAAGAAAGAACTTATTAATGTGGGAGGAAAGAAGGTAAGCCCAATTGAAGTGGAAGAGGTTCTTAACAAAATAGATGGCATAAAAGAGTCTGTTTGCATAGGAATACCAGATCCTAAGGGGATATTGGGTGAAGTTGTAAAAGCATATATTGTTTCAGAAGACGAGATGGTTTTTACTTCGATAATTAAATTTATGACTAATAAACTGGAAAGCTATAAAATACCCGTTGCTATAGAACGAATAGATGCTATTCCTAAAACATCATCGGGAAAGATACAGCGATTGATCTTGAGAGAGAATGCCATTACTTGA